One Skermanella pratensis genomic window, CCGGGCGATCTCGTCGAGCTGGCGGATGCGCTGGATGTTGTCGTCCGACAGGAAGCCCTCCTTCAGGGAGCCGCCGCGGGTGACGCGGGAGCCTTCCGGGATGCCGTCCAGGTACTTGGACGTCAACATGCCCTGGGCCAGCGCCGAGAAGGCGATGCAGCCGATGCCCAGCTCCTCCAGCGTGTCGAGCAGCCCGTCCTCGATCCAACGGTTCAGCATGGAGTAGGAGGGCTGGTGGATCAGGCAGGGCGTGCCCATCGACTTCAGGATCTCGGTCGCCTTCCGCGTCATCTCCGGCGAGTAGGAGGAGATGCCGACATAGAGCGCCTTGCCCTGGCGCACCGCCTGGGCCAGCGCGGCCATGGTCTCCTCCAGCGGCGTGTCGCGGTCGGTCCGGTGCGAGTAGAAGATATCGACATAGTCCAGGCCCATGCGCTTCAGGCTCTGGTCCAGGCTGGCGGTCAGGTACTTGCGGGACCCGAAATTGCCGTAGGGGCCGGGCCACATCTCGTAACCGGCCTTGGTCGAGATCACCAGCTCGTCACGGTAGGGACGGAAGTCGGATGCCATCCAGCGGCCGAAATTCTCCTCCGCCGAGCCGGGCGGCGGGCCGTAGTTGTTGGCCAGGTCGAAGTGGGTGACGCCCCGGTCGAAGGCCCGGCGCAGCACGGCGCGGCCCGTCTCGAAGACATCCTTGCCCCCGAAATTCTGCCACAGGCCGAGCGAGATCGCCGGCAGGTCAAGGCCGCTGCGGCCACACCGGCGGTAGGAGAGCCGTCCATAACGGTCGGCGGCGGCATCATAAGGCATGAAACGCTCTCTTCCTGTCGAAAAGCTGTCTTGAAAGAGGCTTAACGCCGCGGACCGCCTGCCGGTTGCCGCCTATGATCAGGAGGAATAGCCGATGCGCAGAAGCAGCGGCCAGCGGACCTGCCGCACCTCGCCGGCGTCGGGCCACAGCCGGGCGATCGCGTCGGCGAAGGCGGGCATGGGATCGAGGCCGTGCCTCTCCGCCGCCTTGACCGCGGACCAGGTGCCGATATAGCCGATCAGCCTCGCCCGGTCCCATTCCACGGTCATGTCGATCCGCGGCGCCGGCGTCTCGCGGAAGGGAAAATCGAGATCGCGGTAGCCGGATTCGACGAGCCTGCGCTCCGGCGGCCAGAAGGGGTCGATCTCTCCCGCGTAGAAGTCGTGGATCACCGCGTCCATGGCGGGATCGATCCGCAGGATGCCGTAGGAGACCAGGGCGGCAAGCCCTCCGGGCTTGAGCACGCGGGCGACCTCCCGCCCAGTAGGCGGGCAGGTCGAACCAGTGGGCGGCCTGGGCCGCCGCGACGAGGTCGCAACTCCTGTCGGGCAGCCCGCTCTCCTCCGCCCTGGCCACCCGGTAGGTGACGCGCGGGTGGGATGCCGCCTGCGCGATCTGTTCGGCGCTGGCGTCGGTCGCTTCGACCCGGTCGAACTCGGCGCCGAGCAGGACCGAGAGCTGCCCGGACCCGCAGCCGCAATCCAAGGCCAGCTTGCGGGCCGGGGCGGCGGATGCCAGCGCCTGGGCCAGCGCCGGCGGGTAGCTGGGACGGCAGTCCGCATAGAGGGCGGCGTGCCCGGAGAAGTGATCCTTGAAACCGCCCATGTGCCCCGTCTCTCCACAGTGTCAGGCGTGCGCCCCCTTGGCGGGGGCGAGGCCGCCGCCGGTTCCGACACCGTAACGCCCGATCGTCATGCCTTCCAGGTCGATGTCGGCGGTGCGTCCCGAGACCATGTCGGCCAGCACGCGGCCCGAGCCGGCCGCCATGGTCCAGCCCAGCGTGCCGTGGCCGGTGTTGAGGTACAGGTTGGCCAGGGGCGTCGGGCCGATGATCGGCGGTCCGTCCGGAGTCATGGGGCGGAGGCCGGTCCAGTACTCGGCTCGCGACACGTCGCCGCCGCGGGGGAACAGGTCGGTCACCACATGGTCCAGCGGTCCCCGGCGCGACGGGCGGAGGGTGAGGTCGTAGCCGGTCAGCTCGGCCGTGCCGCCGACTCGGATGCGGTCGCCGAGGCGGGTGACCGCGACCTTGTAGGTCTCGTCCATCACGGTGGATTCCGGAGCCCCGGCCGGGTCGGTGATCGGCACGGTGATCGAGTAGCCCTTGACCGGGTAGACCGGAATGCGGATGCCGAGCGGCTTGAGCAGCAGCGGCGAATAGCTGCCCAGCGCCACGACATAGCGGTCGGCCGTCAGCTCGTCCTGGTCGGTGACCACGCCGGTGATCCGGCGGCCGTCGCCGGCCAGATGCCGGATGCCGACGCCGTACCTGAAGGTGACGCCCAGGTCCTTGGCGCGGTCGGCCAGCGCCTGGGTGAACTTGAAGCAGTCGCCGGTCTCGTCCCCGGTCAGGCGGAGGCCGCCGGCGAACTTGTCGCGGACCAGGGC contains:
- a CDS encoding D-amino acid dehydrogenase, which gives rise to MKVLVLGSGVIGVTSAYFLAKAGHEVTVVDRQPAAGLETSYGNAGEVSPGYSSPWAAPGLPFKAVKWLFMKNRPLVIWPKLDPAQWAWGLSLLRNCTAERYETNKARMVRIAEYSRDTLRDLRAEAGIRYDERAKGTLQLFRKQEQLDGTAADIAILKRFGVPFELLDRDGCIAAEPALALVRDKFAGGLRLTGDETGDCFKFTQALADRAKDLGVTFRYGVGIRHLAGDGRRITGVVTDQDELTADRYVVALGSYSPLLLKPLGIRIPVYPVKGYSITVPITDPAGAPESTVMDETYKVAVTRLGDRIRVGGTAELTGYDLTLRPSRRGPLDHVVTDLFPRGGDVSRAEYWTGLRPMTPDGPPIIGPTPLANLYLNTGHGTLGWTMAAGSGRVLADMVSGRTADIDLEGMTIGRYGVGTGGGLAPAKGAHA
- the mgrA gene encoding L-glyceraldehyde 3-phosphate reductase, translating into MPYDAAADRYGRLSYRRCGRSGLDLPAISLGLWQNFGGKDVFETGRAVLRRAFDRGVTHFDLANNYGPPPGSAEENFGRWMASDFRPYRDELVISTKAGYEMWPGPYGNFGSRKYLTASLDQSLKRMGLDYVDIFYSHRTDRDTPLEETMAALAQAVRQGKALYVGISSYSPEMTRKATEILKSMGTPCLIHQPSYSMLNRWIEDGLLDTLEELGIGCIAFSALAQGMLTSKYLDGIPEGSRVTRGGSLKEGFLSDDNIQRIRQLDEIARRRGQSLAQMSLLWVLRDPRVTSALIGARTVEQLDDSLDALNGSPLTPEELAEIDRFATDGGIDLWRASSSR
- a CDS encoding class I SAM-dependent methyltransferase, whose amino-acid sequence is MLGAEFDRVEATDASAEQIAQAASHPRVTYRVARAEESGLPDRSCDLVAAAQAAHWFDLPAYWAGGRPRAQARRACRPGLLRHPADRSRHGRGDPRLLRGRDRPLLAAGAQARRIRLPRSRFSLPRDAGAADRHDRGMGPGEADRLYRHLVRGQGGGEARPRSHARLRRRDRPAVARRRRGAAGPLAAASAHRLFLLIIGGNRQAVRGVKPLSRQLFDRKRAFHAL